The proteins below come from a single Triticum aestivum cultivar Chinese Spring chromosome 5D, IWGSC CS RefSeq v2.1, whole genome shotgun sequence genomic window:
- the LOC123121338 gene encoding hypersensitive-induced response protein-like protein 2 — MGGVLGLVQVDQSTVAIKETFGKFNEVLEPGCHFLPWCIGQRIVGYLSLRVKQLDVRCETKTKDNVFVTVVASVQYRALVDKASDAFYKLSNTKQQIQSYVFDVIRATVPKLELDDAFVQKDDIAKAVEEELEKAMSMYGYEIVQTLIVDIEPDVHVKRAMNEINAASRMRSAANDKAEAEKILQIKRAEGEAESKYLAGVGIARQRQAIVDGLRDSVLAFSENVPGTTAKDIMDMVLVTQYFDTMKEIGASSKSSSVFIPHGPGAVKDVASQIRDGLLQANTL, encoded by the exons ATGGGTGGCGTTTTAGGTTTAGTGCAGGTTGATCAGTCAACTGTAGCTATCAAAGAAACTTTTGGGAAGTTTAATGAGGTCCTGGAGCCTGGTTGCcacttcttgccttggtgcatagGGCAACGGATTGTTGGTTACCTCTCACTGCGCGTGAAACAGCTAGACGTCCGATGTGAAACCAAAACAAAG GATAATGTCTTTGTGACTGTTGTTGCTTCTGTCCAATACCGTGCCCTTGTTGATAAGGCATCTGATGCCTTCTACAAACTGAGCAACACAAAGCAACAAATCCAGTCGTACGTCTTTGATG TTATTAGAGCCACTGTCCCAAAGCTGGAGCTGGACGATGCATTTGTGCAAAAAGATGACATTGCAAAAGCTGTTGAAGAGGAGCTTGAAAAG GCGATGTCTATGTATGGGTATGAGATTGTGCAAACTCTGATAGTTGACATTGAGCCTGATGTGCATGTCAAGAGGGCAATGAATGAGATCAATGCAG CTTCAAGGATGAGGTCTGCAGCCAATGACAAAGCGGAGGCTGAAAAGATTCTTCAGATTAAAAGAGCAGAAGGAGAAGCCGAGTCAAAGTACTTGGCTGGTGTGGGCATTGCAAGGCAGCGTCAGGCTATCGTGGATGGTCTGAGAGACAGCGTCCTCGCCTTCTCTGAGAACGTCCCTGGCACCACTGCAAAGGACATCATGGACATGGTTCTGGTCACCCAGTACTTCGACACCATGAAAGAGATTGGGGCCTCATCCAAGTCTTCTTCGGTGTTCATCCCCCATGGTCCTGGAGCCGTCAAGGATGTCGCATCGCAGATCAGAGATGGGCTCCTCCAGGCCAACACTCTCTAA
- the LOC123121339 gene encoding uncharacterized protein isoform X1 — protein sequence MGCFQAGKSGPRGKLSREILGSRASANSSDLCPSSPGSALPPTLAQQQVLLQQRGVPALMDPRRRATSDDPVWKYGFWPDLERKDLLQCTLCGKIVHAGVRRLKQHLSGGCSDADMCPEASMEIRIEMRKSLNTRKFKAMERYIDEKDEAEVQRRRSVIYRR from the exons ATGGGCTGCTTCCAGGCGGGAAAGAGTGGCCCACGCGGGAAGCTTTCGCGGGAAATATTGGGCTCGCGCGCGAGTGCGAACAG CTCCGATCTGTGCCCCTCCTCGCCGGGCTCAGCTCTCCCTCCAACTCTGGCGCAACAGCAAG TGTTGCTGCAGCAGCGAGGTGTCCCTGCTCTGATGGATCCTAGGAGAAGAGCTACATCAGATGATCCAGTTTGGAAGTATGGGTTCTGGCCAGATTTAGAGAGGAAAGATTTACTCCAGTGTACATTGTGTGGCAAGATAGTCCATGCTGGAGTGAGAAGGCTGAAGCAGCACCTTTCTGGGGGTTGTAGTGATGCAGATATGTGTCCCGAGGCATCTATGGAGATTAGGATAGAGATGCGCAAATCCTTAAACACTAGAAAGTTTAAAGCTATGGAGCGATATATTGATGAGAAGGATGAAGCTGAAGTTCAAAGGCGCCGTTCTGTCATATACAGAAGATGA
- the LOC123121339 gene encoding uncharacterized protein isoform X2, translated as MGCFQAGKSGPRGKLSREILGSRASANSSDLCPSSPGSALPPTLAQQQGRSVDVLGCLPAPPLHLFAPKSASPSTRQQPHHRFSPSPCLSACSSDLALLSLTVDWVFSQCCCSSEVSLL; from the exons ATGGGCTGCTTCCAGGCGGGAAAGAGTGGCCCACGCGGGAAGCTTTCGCGGGAAATATTGGGCTCGCGCGCGAGTGCGAACAG CTCCGATCTGTGCCCCTCCTCGCCGGGCTCAGCTCTCCCTCCAACTCTGGCGCAACAGCAAG GTAGATCTGTAGATGTGCTTGGCTgcttgcctgctcctcctctgcatCTGTTTGCTCCCAAATCTGCTTCTCCATCCACAAGGCAGCAACCCCACCATCGCTTCTCTCCTTCCCCATGCTTGTCTGCTTGCTCTAGTGATTTGGCTCTTCTCTCTTTGACGGTTGATTGGGTCTTTTCTCAGTGTTGCTGCAGCAGCGAGGTGTCCCTGCTCTGA
- the LOC123121340 gene encoding F-box/SPRY domain-containing protein 1: MAPPPPPPNEGDLATPAALRAPADVISRVFSQLDCVDLLSCSLVCRQWCRDSAELREEWRMEYMDAWNLQGLNVKSDTRSPCPTCSIRSLRTWCP; encoded by the exons atggcgccgccgccgccgccaccgaacgAAGGGGACCTCGCCACGCCGGCCGCGCTGCGGGCGCCGGCGGACGTGATCTCCCGGGTCTTCTCGCAGCTGGACTGCGTCGACCTCCTCAGCTGCTCCCTCGTCTGCAG GCAGTGGTGCCGCGATTCTGCGGAGCTACGGGAAGAGTGGAGGATGGAGTACATGGACGCCTGGAACCTGCAGGGCCTCAACGTCAAGTCTGATACCCGATCGCCATGCCCAACTTGCTCCATCAGAAGCCTTCGAACCTGGTGCCCTTGA